A region of the Conyzicola lurida genome:
TCGACATCGAGACGGCCGACGTCGACGCGCTCGCCGCGGTCTTCTCCGGCGCGGACGCGGTCGTGTTCTCGGCCGGTGCCGGCGGCGGCGACCCGAAGCGCACCCGCGCCGTCGACTACGACGGAGCGGTCAAGGCCATCGCAGCCGCCGAGCAGGCCGCCGTGTCGCGCTTCGTCATGGTCTCCGCCATCGGCGCCGGCAACAAGCCCACCGGCGATCTCGGCTCGATGAAGCCCTATTACGAGGCCAAGCACGACGCCGACGTCGCTGTCACCAAGTCGTCGCTCGAGTACACGATCGTGCGTCCGGGCGGCCTGCTGGACGAGCCGGCCACCGGGCTGGTCACGGTCGGCGAGACCGTCGAGCGTGGCGATATCCCCCGGGCGGATGTCGCGGCCACGGTCGTCGCAGCGCTCGACGACCCGCGCACCATCGGCACCGCGTTCGAGATCGTGAGCGGCGACACCCCGATCACCACGGCGGTCGCCACCCTCGGCTGATCTCGTGGAGCCGCCTACTCAACCAGCGGTGGTTGAGCGGGCCGGCCACGGCCGAATCGAAACCCCTCCGACCTCGCCACCGCCACCCGCTTCCGCCATGTCGGCGGCGTGCGGCATCCTGTTGTCATTCGACAGCAAGGGAGCCGTCCATGGACTGGAAAATCGAACTACTGTCGGTGCCCGTCACCGACATCGACCGCTCGAAGGCGTTCTACGAAAAGCTCGGCTTCCACGCCGACCACGATGTGCGCGTCGACGAGACGATGCGCTTCGTGCAGCTGACGCCGCCGGGCTCCGCCTGCTCGATCGTGCTCGACAAGGATCTGGGCGGCACGATGGAGCCGGGGTCGCTCGAGGGCATCCAGGTGGTGGTCGCGAGCGCCGACGACGCTCTACGCCAGCTCGCCGACGCCGGGGTCGAGGCCCGCGGCGTCGAGGAATACCCGTGGGGCCGGTTCGTATTCTTCACCGACCCCGACGGCAACGGATGGGCCGTGCAGGAGCTGCCGCCGCGCGAGTGACCGGTCAGTCCTCGAAGGGCCAGGCCGGCCGGATCTCCACCCGGCCGTATCTGGCCATCGGGTGCAGGGAGGCGATCTGGATCGCCTCGTCGAGGTCGACGCACTCGATCACGTCGTAGCCGACGGTCCAGTCGCGGCCCTCGGTGATCGCGCCGTCCGTCACGAGCAGGTCGTGGCCGCGCAACCGCACGGTCGTGGCCTCCGCCGCCGGGCGCAGCCGGTTGCCGCGCACCCGTACCCCGCGCGCGTCCATCTCGCCTCCCCAGTCGCCCGCCGGCGGTTCCTCGGGCCAGGGCTCGGCGTCGGGCGCATCCGCGATGATGAAGAGAAATTCCATTCCTGAGGTCTACAGGCTCGTCATCGGCGAAACAAGGGGCGGTTTCCAGCCGGATGCGCGACACTGACGTCATGCGCCGATCGATCCGCCCCGTGCCGCCCGCCCCCGGACAGGAATCCGTGTGGGAGTACCCGCGCCCGCCGAGGGTCGAACCGACCGCCGAACGCGTCGTCATCACGCTCGGCGGCCAGACCATCGTCGACACCACCGATGCCGTGCGCGTTCTCGAGACGAGCCACCCGCCGGTCTACTACGTGCCGCGCATCGGGTTCGTGCCGGGCTCGTTGGAGCCGGCACCCGGCACCAGCTACTGCGAATTCAAGGGTGTCGCCGGCTACCTGACGATCCGCGGCGGCGACCGCGTCGCCGAGAGCGCCGGCTGGTTCTACCCCGATCCGAGCCCCGGATTCGAGTCGCTCGTCGGCCTCGTCGCCGTCTACCCGGGCCGCATGGATCGCTGCGAGGTCGCCGGCGAGACGGTGCAGCCGCAGGCCGGCGGGTTCTACGGCGGCTGGATCACCGCCCGCGTCGTCGGCCCGTTCAAGGGCGAACCCGGCACCATGGGATGGTGACCGCCGCGGCTCGGTAGGCTGACGGGATGCCCCGCCGCTCCCCCGTCGCCCGCCGCATCCGCACCGCCCTCGTCGCCCTCGCGGTGGTGGTCGTGCTCGCCGTCGTAGCGTTCATGGTCTGGGCGAACATGGTGATGCAGGGCGACCGCGACGCTGCCGTCGAGGTGTGGACGAACCCCCACGTCGAGGTGACGAGCACCGACCACTCGGTGGTGCTCGCGCCGACGGGCGTCGCCTCGGGCACGGGACTCGTGTTCATCCCCGGTGCGAAGGTCGACCCCTACGCGTACATGTTCAAGCTCTCGGGAATCGTCGAGCGTACGGGCGCCACGATCGTGATCACCGAACCGACGCTGAACCTCGCGTTCTTCGATCAGCGCCCGTTGGCGACGTTCACCGACGACGCCCCGGGCGTCGACGAGTGGTTCGTCGGCGGTCACTCGCTCGGCGGCGTCCGCGCGTGCATGCTCGCCGACGACCCCGCGGTGACCGGGCTGGTGCTGTTCGGCAGCTACTGCGCCGACGACCTGACCGGCTCCGGCCTCGAGGTGCTGAGCATCGCCGGCAGCGAGGACGGTCTGAGCACGCCGGAGAAGATCGCGGACGCCCGCGGAATGCTGCCCGACGACGCGGAGCTCGTCGAGATCGACGGCCTCAACCACGCCGGTTTCGGCGACTACGGCGTGCAGCCGGGCGACAACGCGGCGTCCATCGACCGTGACGAGGCGCGCACGGCGATCACCGACGCGCTCGCCACGGTGCTGACGAGGTAGTTACTCCGAGGGGAACACGACCCAGAGGATCAGGTAGATGATCACCTGCGGTCCGGGGATCAGGACCGAAGCCACGGTGAGCACGCGGACGAGCGTGACCGAGATTCCGAATCGGTTGGCGATCGCGGCGCAGACGCCGGCGATCATGCGGCCGTTTTTGGGACGTGCGAGTGAACTCATGCCCCCAAGTCTGCCGGTCGGGCGCTGAAAGGTCATCGGGGTTAACCCCCGTATCCGCCACCGGTCGACAGGATGCCGCGGCCGACGCGCCGCGGATCGTCCTGTCGACGGGGCCATCGCGTCCTGTCGACCGTGCGACAACGGCAGCGTTACTTGGCGGCGCTCTTGTCCTTCTTCACGAACAGGGTCTGCGCCTCTTCGAGCGAGAGGCCGTTGGTCTCGGGCACGACCTTGAACACGAAGACGAACGACAGGGCCGCGAACAGCGCGTACATGCCGTAGGTGATCACGAGCGAGATCTCGGCGAGCGGAGGGAACGAGACGGTGATGACGAAGTTCGCGATCCACTGCGCGGCGGCGGCGATGCCGAGCGCGCGCGCGCGGATGCGGTTCGGGAAGATCTCGCCGAGCAGCACCCAGACGACGGGGCCCCAGGATGCTCCGAAGCTGACGACGAAGAGGTTCGCGGCGACGAGGGCGACCGGTCCCCACGCGCCGGGGAGGCTCGGAGCGCCATCCACCTGGACTGCCTGGCTGAACGAGATCGCCATCGTGGCGAGCGCGACGGTCATGCCGACGGAACCGAACAGCAGGATCGGGCGGCGGCCGACGCGGTCGACCAGCGCGATCGCGACGAACGTCACGGCGATGTTGGTCACCGAGGTGATGACGGAGATGGTGAGCGAGTCGCTCTCCTCGAAACCGACCGAGCGCCAGAGCGTCGTGGAGTAGTAGAAGATCACGTTGATGCCGACGAACTGCTGCAGCACCGACAGGATGATGCCGACCCAGACGATCGGCTTGAGGCCGAAACGGTTACCGCGCAGGGCGCCCTTCTTCGACCCCAGGGCGTCGGTCTCGATACCGGCACGCATGTCGCGGATGGCGCGCTCGACGTCGTCGTTCGGCCAGAGCTTCGCGAACACCCCGCGGGCGTCGTCGTCGCGGCCCTTGAGCACGAGGAAGCGGGGCGACTCGGGAAGCTTGAGGGCGATTAGGCCGTAGACCACGGCGGGCACGATGCCGGCGAGGAACATCCAGCGCCACGCCTCGAGGCCGAGCCAGAGTTCCTGACCGGCGCCACCCGCCCACTCGGCGAACACGGCGTCGCTCAGCAGGGCGGCGAAGATACCGATCGTGATGGCGAGCTGCTGGAGCGAACCGAGGCGGCCGCGCAGGTTCTTGGGCGAGATCTCCGCGATGTAGGCGGGGGCGATCACCGAGGCGATACCGATGCCGAGGCCGCCGACGAGGCGCCAGGCGATCAGGTCCCAGACGTTGAAGGCGAGGCCGGTGCCAACGGCACTGACGAAGAACAGGATGGCGCCCACGATCATCGCGGGGATGCGGCCCTTCCAGTCGGCGAGGCGTCCGGCGACGTAGGCGCCGATCGCACAGCCGATGAGCGCGCTCGCCACGGCGAGGCCGGTGAGCGACTCGGAGAGGCCGAATTGCTCGCGGATCGGTTCGACGGCGCCGTTGACGACCGACGAGTCGAAGCCGAAGAGGAAACCTCCGACGGCACCCGCAATCGCGAGGGCGATCACCTTGACGTTTGTGCTGGACTTAGGCTTCGTGTCGCCGCTCATCGGGGATTCTCTTTCGCATGGTGGGCCGTACATCACCACACGGGCACACCATCGGGTCGTCCGGCAACCCGTCGACTCTACTCCGCAGAGATGACTTTCGTTCGGCGATGCCAGGATGACGGACCCGACGATCCCGCCGGGTAGCCGTCGAGCGGCACGGCGCCGTCCGACCACGCGCGCACGAACGGCGCGATGATGCGCCAGCATTCCTCGGCGACGTCCCCGCGTACCGAGAGGGTCGGATCGCCGTCGAGCAGCCCCGCGAGAACCTCTCCGTAGGCGTTGAGCTCGCCCGACCGCATGTCGGAGGCGAGCACGACCTTCTCCAGCACGAACGGGTCGTCTTCGCCGTTGATGCGCAGGTCGAGTTCGAGTGTCGCCGGCTTCATCGAAATGCGCAGCTGGGTCGGACCACTCTGGCCGTGCAGTCCCTTCGGCAGGTGCGGCACGTCCTTGAGCGTGACCACGACCTCCTGCTTCGCTCCCCCGAGCGCCTTGCCGGAGCGCAGCACGAACGGCACGCCGGCCCAGCGCCAGTTGTCGATCGCGAGCGTCACCTCGGCGAGGGTCTCGGTGCCACGGGCCGGGTCGACGCCCTCTTCCGCGGTGTAGGCGGGTAGCGTGCGGCCGTCGATTTCGCCGGCGGTGTAGTGCGCGCGGTGACTCGAAGTACCGTCCTTCTCCCACGCCCGGGTGGCCCGCAGCACCTGCGCCATGCCGCCGCGCAGGTCGTCGGCGTCGACGCTCGCGGGAGGTTCCATCGTGGTGAGGGCGAGCACCAGCAGCAGATGGCTCTGGATCATGTCGGTGAGCGCGCCCGCTTTGTCGTAGTAGCCGGCGCGGCCCTCGAGGGCGAGCTGCTCGTCGAAGGTGATCTCGACCTTCTCCACGTTGGGCGCGGAGAGCAGCGGCTCGAAGATGCGGTTGGCGAACCGCAGACCGAGCAGGTTGAGCACCGTCGATTTGCCGAGGAAGTGGTCGACCCGGAACACCTGCTCCTCGGGCACGAGCGTCTCGAGCCGGCGGTTGAGGGCGCGGGCGCTCGCCAGGTCGGTGCCGAAGGGCTTCTCCAGTGCGAAAACGATGCCCTTCGGTAGGTCGATCTTCGCGAGCGCCTTCACCACGAGGATGGTCACCGCGGGAGGCAGCGCGAAGTACAGGGCGATGCGCCCCTGCGCCTCGCCGAGCACGCGGCGGAGGTCGTCGGCGTCGGTCGCGTCGCCGCGCAGGTACCGTGATTTCTCCGCGACTGTCGTGCCGAGAGGCGACGGCGTCGTCGCGAAGGCGACCGACACTTTCTGCTGCCACGCGGCATCCGTGATCTCTGCCCGGTCCACGCCGAGGACGGTGACGGCGTCGCCGCGGCTGGACGCCAACAGCGAGGCGAGGCCGGGCAGGAGCAGGCGCGACGTGAGGTCGCCCCCGGCGCCGAGGATGATGAGTGTGTCGATGCGGTCGGTCATGCTGCCGACCCTACTTGGCGGGGGTGGGAACTCCTACGGTCGATGCGCCGGTCACGCTTTCGCCGAGTTCTTCGGCGGCAGCAGCGTGTTGGCCTCCTCGAGCGACATCCCGTTGGTCTCCGGCACGAACCGCAGGACGAACACGAACGACAGCGCCGCGAACAGGGCGTACATGCCGTAGGTGAAGATCAGCGAGAACGCGGCGAGCGGCGGGAACGTGACCGTGATGACGAAGTTCGCGATCCACTGGGCGGCCGCGGCGATGCCGAGCGCCCGCGCCCGGATCTTGGTCGGGAAGATCTCCCCCAGCAACACCCAGACGACGGGCCCCCAGGACGCACCGAAGCTGACCACGAAGACGTTGGCCGCGACGAGGGCGACCGGCCCCCAGGCACCCGGGAGGCTCGGGGCGCCGTCGACGATGTCCGCCTGGCTGAACGCCACCGACATGGTCGCGAGCGAGATCGCCATCCCGGCCGAGCCGAACAGCAGGATCGGGCGCCGCCCAACCCGGTCGACCAGCGCGATCGCCACGAACGTCACCGCGATGTTCGTGACCGAGGTGATCACCGAGATCGTGAACGAGTCGCTCTCCTGGAACCCCACCGACTTCCAGAGGGTGGTCGAGTAGTAGAAGATCACGTTGATGCCGACGAACTGTTGGAACACCGACAGGATGATGCCGATCCAGACGATGGGTTTGAGGCCGAGGGCGGGGCCGCGCAGCGCGCCCTTCTGCGAGCCGAGCGCGTCGGCCTGGATCGCGTCTCGCATCTCGCGGATGGCACGCTCGACGTCGTCGCCCGGCCAGAGCCGCGCGAAGATGCCGCGCACCTCGTCGTCGCGCTCCTTGAGCACGAGGAACCGCGGGGACTCCGGCAGCAGGAAGGCGATCACCCCGTAGACGACCGCGGGCAGTGCGCCCGCGAGGAACATCCAGCGCCACGCCTCGAGACCGAACCAGAACTCGCCCGAGGCACCGCCCGCCGCGTTCGCGAACAGCGCGTCGCTGAGCAGGGCCGCGAAGATACCGACGGTGATCGCGAGCTGCTGCAGCGAGGCCAGACGCCCGCGCATGTGCTTGGGCGAGATCTCGGCGATGTAGGCCGGGGCGATCACCGAGGCGATGCCGATGCCGAGCCCGCCGACGAGCCGCCACAGCACGAGGTCCCACACGCCGAACGCGAAACCGCAGCCGAGGGCGCTGGCGAGGAACAGCACGGCCCCGACGATCATCGCCGGGATGCGGCCCCAGCGGTCGGCGATGCGGCCGGCGAGATACGCGCCGACGGCGCAGCCGAGCAGCGCGCTCGCCACCGCGAACCCGGTGAGCGAGGCCGAGAGGTCGAACTGGCCTTGCACGGCGTCGACGGCGCCGTTGACCACCGAGGAGTCGAAACCGAAGAGGAATCCGCCGACGGCTCCAGCCACGGCGAGGGCGATCACCTTGAAACTGGTGCGGGGCGTTGTCGTGTCAGGCATATTCAGACCTCCGTCGTCGTTGAGGGGAGAGATTTCACCCTACGACCGGGCGATTTCTCCGCACGAGGCATTGCCATCCGGGATGCCATGATGAACAAGCCCCCCTTGCCCGCGCGTCCGGCACCCTCGAAAGGACAGTGCTCATCGATATCGACATCGTCACCGCCATCATCTGGGCCGTGTCGTTCGTGCTCGTGACGGTCACCGTCACGGGGTTCGCCGGCCGCGCCGGGTGGTCCGCGCCCGTCGCCCTCGTCGCCGTGGGCGGCGTCGTGTCGTTCATCCCCGGTGTGCCCGGGATCACGGTCGAGCCCGATCTCGTCCTGTACGGGATCCTCCCACCGCTACTGTTCGCGGCCGCCATCCGGACGCCCCTCAAGGACATCCTCGCGAGACGGGACAGCATCCTGGTGCTGTCGGTCGGGCTCGTGGCGTTCACGGTCGTGGCCGTCGGGTTCTCGCTCTGGTGGCTCGTGCCCTCGGTCGGGCTCGCGGCGGCCTTCGCGTTCGGCGCCGTCGTCGCGCCCACCGACGCCGTGGCTGTCACCGCCATCGCCGGCAAGCTACGGCTGCCGCGGCGGGTGGTGACGGTGCTCGAGAGCGAGAGCCTGCTGAACGACGCCACCGCGCTCGTGGCGCTCAACGCGTCGATCGCCGCGATCGTCAGCGTGCTGCACCCGTGGGACGTCGTCGGCGAGTTCGGCATCGCGGTCGTCGGCGGGGTCGCGGTCGGATTCGCTGTCGGGTTCGTAGTCTCCGCCATCCGCAAGCGGCTCCGCGCACCCGTGCTCGACACCAGCCTCTCGCTCGTCATCCCGTACGTGGCCTTTATCCCCGCCCAGCTCCTCGGCGGGTCCGGTGTGCTCGCCGTCGTGATCGCGGGACTCTTTCTCGGGCAGCGCTCGCCGCAGGTGCAGACCGCGGAGGCGCGCATCGCCGAATCGATCAACTGGCGCACGATCCGATTCCTGCTCGAGAACGCCGTGTTCCTGTTCATCGGCCTGAGCCTCGCCGGCATCCTGGACAGCGTGCGCGACTCCGACTTCGGCGTCTGGCAGATCGTGGGCATCTCGGCCGTCGTGCTCGGAATCCTCGTCGTCTCACGTTTCGCGTTCGTCGGTGTGACGACGCTGCTCTACGAGTACGGTCCCGGCTTCCTGCGGCGACGCGCCTGGGGCTGGCGCACGTCGATCGCGGTCTCCGCGGCCGGCATCCGCGGCGTGGTCACCCTCGCCGCGGTGTTCCTGTTGCCCACAGGAACGCCGCAGCGCGAGCTGCTGCAGTTCCTGGCCTTCGTGGTGGTCGCGGGCACCCTGCTCGAGGGACTCGCCCTGCCCGCCGTCATCCGCCGTCTCAAGCTCCCGCCGCCCAATGCGATGCAGGAGCGCACCGAGAAGCACAACCTGCTCGCCGAGGCGCAGACGGCGGGACTCGCGACGCTCGACCAGGCCGTCACCGACGCCGACGACGACGCGGTCGTCACACGGCTGCGGGTCAATGCCGAGTTCCTGTCGAGGGCGATCGAACAGGCGGGCCCGGATGACGCGGAGCCGAGCCCCGCAGCGTACAACCGGCTGCGCCGCCTGATGATCGACGCCGAACGCGAAGCGGTGCTGGCCGCGCGCTCCGAGGGCCGGTACCAGGAGCGTGCGGTGCGCGACGTGCTGCGCAGCATCGACGCCGAGGAGACGGCTCTCGCCGCGCACCGCCCGAAGGACGACTGACTACTTCGCCCCGGCCACCTCGATCAGGGACAGCGAGGCGCCTCCGGTCTCCGAGAGCGCGTCGGTCGTGACGAACAGCCGGTTCGAGCGCACCTCGATCGCCGCGGGCGACGGCACCTGCGTCAGCGGGGTCGGCGTGGTCGAGCCCTTCCAGAGCGCCGAGATCTGTCCGCCGCCGGTCGGTCCGCCGAACAGCTCGGCCACGTAGACGTTGCCCGCGGGTGAGACCGCGAGCCCGGTCGCACCGACGAAGCCGGTGGCGAGCAGGCGCACCTCGCCCGACTTCTGGTTGACCTTGTAGACGCTGCCGCGGGCCCCGAACGACGGGTCCTCCGGCCCGCCGGGCAGCGTCGTCACGTACAGCCACCCGTCGGGGCCGATCTCCACGTCGGTGGGTACCGCCTCGGTGATGTAGTCGTATCCCGCCGCGCAGGCCGGCAGGCCAACCGTCGCGAGGAACTCGGCGGTCGCCGTGATCGCCGGCTGCGCGGGCAACACCGCGACCGTCGACACCGCTCCGTCGTACCCCACCCGCAGAACCGCGTTCATACCGGCATCCGCTACGAAGACGGCGTTGTTCAGTGCCAGCGACGCGTAGGGGTGGGTGTCGACGATGCCGGTGTACTCGGGCGGCGTCACCATGCCCCCGGGCGGCGGGAACTGCGCCGCGCACTCGGCCGGAAGGCCCTGGAATCCGTAGGACTGGCCCGAATCCGGGTTCGCGGTCGACTCGTAGGCGAAGAGGTCGGCGACCTGCGTCGGCGCACCGCCCGCGGCGGGCACCGCCATGAGCGCGGCGGCGGAGTGGTCCATGGCGACCTGCGCGTAGTACACGACGCCGTCGCGGGTGGAAACGGCGCTGATCTCCTGGCCGGGCGCGCTCGCGAGCTCGGTGACCGTTCCGTCGCGGGCGACCCGCGTGAGCTGGCCGGTGAAGTTCTGGCTGAGGTAGGCGACGCGGCCGGAGTCGATTTCGAGGCTGAGCGGGGCCACGAATCCGCTCGCGACGGTCGTCGGCGGGCCGGCCGTGGGTGTTCCGCCTCCCCCGGCGGCCGCGGGTCCGGCCACGGCGACCGCGGATACGAGCAATGCCGCACAGGCGGCGCTGGGCACGAGCAATCTCTTCACGGTGTTCTCCTCGAGTTCGAGTCTCTGCGGGACCGGTGAAGTCGTGACCGGGTGGTACTCGCGTCGGAACCGCGCCGCGTCGTTGCGACCGTCCGAAATCCCGCTCCGGTGCCGGCACGCTCGGCCGACACCCGGGACGTTAGTACGGGCGCGGCGCTCGGCCGCCGGGGCTTGACAGAAACGAGCGGCGTTCGGCTTGCGGGCCCTCGCGACGCGTGCCCCTAGAGTGATCGCATGATGGTCGCCGAGGTCCGCACAGCCCGCCCGCCCCGGATCGGCGACGGAAGGTGAGCGGCGCGTCGTCGGCCGCCTCCTCGATCGATCTCTCCAAGCGCGACCTCACACTCGACATCGCGCGCGTCTTCTGCGTGCTGCTCGTCGTGGTCATCCACCTGCTCATGGTGGGGGTCGGTTTCGACGAGGGCGGCGGACTCGCCATCACCCGCCCGCTCGAGGAACAGCCGTGGTTCGCGATCGGCACGTGGGCCGGCCAGATCATGCCGCTGTTCTTCGTGGTCGGCGGATTCGCCAGCCTCACCGCGTGGCGCAGCCTGCGACGCCGCGGCGAGGGCGCCTCGCAGTATGTGCGCAACCGCGTGCTGCGGCTCGCCCAGCCCGCGCTCCCCCTGTTCCTGTTCTACGTCGTGGTGATCGGCGTCGCCCGACTGGTCGGAGTCGACGCGGGCCTCCTCGACGTGGTCGTCGAGGGCGCGGGCTTCCCGCTCTGGTTCCTCGCCGCCTACACCCTCTGCCAGACCTTCGTGCCGATCATGGCCGGGTGGCACACGCGTGCGCCCCGCGCCACTCTCGCCGTGCTGCTCGCCGGCGTCATCGTGATCGACGCGCTGCGGTATTCCACGGGTATCACCGAGATCGGTCTCGTCAATCTGTTCTTCGTCTGGATTCTCGTGCAACAGCTCGGCTTCTGGTACGCCGACGGCTGGTTCGCGGCCCGCACCGTCTGGCAGCTCGTGCTGATCGCCGCGGTCGCCTACGCGACGCTCGTGCCGATGACGGCCGTCGGACCGTACAGCGACGACATGCTGACCAACCTCAACCCGCCCACGCTGCCGCTGGTGGCGCTCGCGGTCGCGCAGGCCTGTGCCCTCCGGCTCATCCGGCCCGCGCTCGCCGCGCTGATGAACACGCACGCCGCCCGCGCCGTCGTCTTCGTCGTCGGCTCCCGCCTCATGACCATCTACCTCTGGCACCTGCCGGTCATCCTCGCGGTCTCCGGCCTTGCCCTGCTCATCCCCGGCGCCAGCCCGTTCCCGGGCAGCTCGGCGTGGTGGTGGACGCGCCCCGTGTTCTTCGTCATCGTGATGGCGGCCGTGTTCGGCCTCTCGTTCATCGTCGCCCGTTGGGAGGCCCCTCGCGAGATCGGCGCCACGCCGCCCGGCCCCGTGGTCGCGATCGCGGCGGCGCTGACCTTCATCCCGGCGTTCTGCGTCATGCAGTGGTTCCTCGACTTCCCGCTGGCCGTGCTCGGTTCGGCCTGCTTCGGCGGCGCCATCCTTCTCCTCGGTCGGTGGCCGGCCAAGGCCCGCATTACGGTTGACGCATGACGAGCTTTCCCCGCAGCACCCCCGAGGCGCAGGGCGTCTCCTCCGCGGCGATCGGCCGGTTCGTCGACGCCCTCGAGCGCGAGGTACACGACCTGCACAGTCTCATGCTCGTGCGTCACGGTCATGTGATCGCCGAGGGCTGGTGGGCGCCGTACAGCGCCGCCGCCCCGCACGCGCTGTTCTCGATCAGCAAGAGTTTCGTCTCGACCGCGGTCGGTTTCGCCATCGAGGAGGGGCTGCTGGCTCTCGACGACCGCGTCGTCGACCTGCTGCCCGACGACCTGCCCGAAGCCGTGGGCGACAACCTCGCCGCGATGCGCCTACGCCACCTGCTCACCATGACCACCGGCCACGCCGTCGACACGATCGGCCGGGTCGACGAGAGCCAGCACAACTGGTCGCGTGCCCTGCTGGCTCTGCCCGTCGAACTCGCCCCGGGCAGCACCTTCGTCTACAACACCGGCGCGACCTACCTGATCTCGGCCATCCTGCAGCGGCTCACCGGCCAGCGCGTGCTCGACTACCTCACGCCCCGGCTGTTCGAGCCCCTGGGCATCGCGGATGCCGCCTGGGAACAGTGCCCGCGGGGAATCGACGTCGGCGGCTGGGGCCTCTCGGTGACGACCGAGGACATCGCCCGCTTCGGCCAGACCTACCTGCGCGGCGGCGAGTGGCAGGGCACGCAGGTCGTGCCGGCGCACTGGGTCGCGGAGGCGACAGCTCGCCAGGTGCCCAACGCCACGCCCGACGCACCGGCCGACAACGACCAGGGTTACGGCTACCAGTTCTGGCGCAACCGGCACGGCAGCTACCGCGCCGACGGCGCGTTCGGCCAGCTGTCGATCGCCTTCCCCGAGCAGGACGCGCTGCTCGTGCTCACCTCGGGCGTGCAGAGCGCGCAGATCGAACTCGACCTCGTCTGGGAACACTTGCTGCCGGTGCTCGGCAACCACGAGATTCTGACTCCGGATGCCGCGGCCGACGCCGCCCTCACGGCACGCCTGCGCGGCCTCACCATCCCCGCTCCCCCGGGCGCC
Encoded here:
- a CDS encoding Na+/H+ antiporter encodes the protein MLIDIDIVTAIIWAVSFVLVTVTVTGFAGRAGWSAPVALVAVGGVVSFIPGVPGITVEPDLVLYGILPPLLFAAAIRTPLKDILARRDSILVLSVGLVAFTVVAVGFSLWWLVPSVGLAAAFAFGAVVAPTDAVAVTAIAGKLRLPRRVVTVLESESLLNDATALVALNASIAAIVSVLHPWDVVGEFGIAVVGGVAVGFAVGFVVSAIRKRLRAPVLDTSLSLVIPYVAFIPAQLLGGSGVLAVVIAGLFLGQRSPQVQTAEARIAESINWRTIRFLLENAVFLFIGLSLAGILDSVRDSDFGVWQIVGISAVVLGILVVSRFAFVGVTTLLYEYGPGFLRRRAWGWRTSIAVSAAGIRGVVTLAAVFLLPTGTPQRELLQFLAFVVVAGTLLEGLALPAVIRRLKLPPPNAMQERTEKHNLLAEAQTAGLATLDQAVTDADDDAVVTRLRVNAEFLSRAIEQAGPDDAEPSPAAYNRLRRLMIDAEREAVLAARSEGRYQERAVRDVLRSIDAEETALAAHRPKDD
- a CDS encoding ScyD/ScyE family protein; protein product: MKRLLVPSAACAALLVSAVAVAGPAAAGGGGTPTAGPPTTVASGFVAPLSLEIDSGRVAYLSQNFTGQLTRVARDGTVTELASAPGQEISAVSTRDGVVYYAQVAMDHSAAALMAVPAAGGAPTQVADLFAYESTANPDSGQSYGFQGLPAECAAQFPPPGGMVTPPEYTGIVDTHPYASLALNNAVFVADAGMNAVLRVGYDGAVSTVAVLPAQPAITATAEFLATVGLPACAAGYDYITEAVPTDVEIGPDGWLYVTTLPGGPEDPSFGARGSVYKVNQKSGEVRLLATGFVGATGLAVSPAGNVYVAELFGGPTGGGQISALWKGSTTPTPLTQVPSPAAIEVRSNRLFVTTDALSETGGASLSLIEVAGAK
- a CDS encoding acyltransferase family protein, whose product is MSGASSAASSIDLSKRDLTLDIARVFCVLLVVVIHLLMVGVGFDEGGGLAITRPLEEQPWFAIGTWAGQIMPLFFVVGGFASLTAWRSLRRRGEGASQYVRNRVLRLAQPALPLFLFYVVVIGVARLVGVDAGLLDVVVEGAGFPLWFLAAYTLCQTFVPIMAGWHTRAPRATLAVLLAGVIVIDALRYSTGITEIGLVNLFFVWILVQQLGFWYADGWFAARTVWQLVLIAAVAYATLVPMTAVGPYSDDMLTNLNPPTLPLVALAVAQACALRLIRPALAALMNTHAARAVVFVVGSRLMTIYLWHLPVILAVSGLALLIPGASPFPGSSAWWWTRPVFFVIVMAAVFGLSFIVARWEAPREIGATPPGPVVAIAAALTFIPAFCVMQWFLDFPLAVLGSACFGGAILLLGRWPAKARITVDA
- a CDS encoding serine hydrolase domain-containing protein; protein product: MTSFPRSTPEAQGVSSAAIGRFVDALEREVHDLHSLMLVRHGHVIAEGWWAPYSAAAPHALFSISKSFVSTAVGFAIEEGLLALDDRVVDLLPDDLPEAVGDNLAAMRLRHLLTMTTGHAVDTIGRVDESQHNWSRALLALPVELAPGSTFVYNTGATYLISAILQRLTGQRVLDYLTPRLFEPLGIADAAWEQCPRGIDVGGWGLSVTTEDIARFGQTYLRGGEWQGTQVVPAHWVAEATARQVPNATPDAPADNDQGYGYQFWRNRHGSYRADGAFGQLSIAFPEQDALLVLTSGVQSAQIELDLVWEHLLPVLGNHEILTPDAAADAALTARLRGLTIPAPPGAATSPAAIRVSGREYSLPTNSFGLTTVALTENLDGTTLALTTATGVHELRCGYGVWEPAESALVERPQPVAAAGAWVDDSAYLAKICLTGTPFALTVSLDFRADEVTVNIEQNVSFGPTQLLHTNGSAA